A genomic region of Nymphalis io chromosome 3, ilAglIoxx1.1, whole genome shotgun sequence contains the following coding sequences:
- the LOC126781370 gene encoding protein phosphatase 1L, with amino-acid sequence MEDELEDRVLHQTYVSFMKIFSRFSSSVAFDTPVSYLWKMVRLYLLRSEVLVFTLGIIIFFMYLQTIGLWSRTLLSRLSQAMSPINAVQRMKLMEGSETDKQSWELKGSSSAAYAIKGRRMHMEDKFIINENINNTGISLFAIFDGHGGEFAANYAKEHLIQNLYNKVVELSAFKEGKTVITPLRDSPEESKKEETTVVEKKTSFKKSASTADDTSKKEITDPDLLAQLSKARPIITREVRPIKPVRNIAVPLSSYMDKGKINYGKLLTDEVLAADRLLVEAAKRSMNVAGTTALIAMLEDNYLIVANVGDSRGVMCDSRGNAIPVSFDHKPQQVREQKRIEAAGGYIAFNGVWRVAGILATSRAMGDYPLKDKKFVIADPDILTFNLDDHKPMFLVLASDGLWDTFTNEEAVKFIKERLDEPDYGAKSLTLQAYYRGSVDNITVLVINFLSSQFSMQ; translated from the exons ATGGAAGACGAATTAGAAGACAGGGTTTTGCACCAAACGTATGTTTCGTTTATGAAAATCTTTTCGCGATTTTCTAGTAGTGTTGCGTTTGACACTCCAGTGAGCTATTTATGGAAAATGGTGCGACTTTATTTACTACGATCAGAAGTGCTAGTGTTCACCTTAGGgataattatattctttatgtATCTTCAAACCATTGGACTATGGAGTCGAACTCTATTAAGCAGGTTGTCACAGGCTATGAGTCCTATAAATGCTGTCCAGCGCATGAAATTAATGGAAGGCTCTGAAACCGATAAACAAAGCTGGGAACTGAAAGGTTCATCAAGTGCAGCCTATGCAATCAAAGGGCGAAGAATGCATAtggaagataaatttattattaatgaaaacataaataataccgGCATTTCATTGTTTGCTATTTTTGATGGACACGGTGGGGAATTTGCTGCTAACTACGCTAAAGAACACCTTATACAAAACCTTTATAACAAAGTTGTAGAATTAAGTGCTTTCAAAGAAGGTAAAACAGTCATCACTCCTCTAAGAGATAGTCCCGAAGAATCAAAGAAAGAAGAAACAACtgttgtagaaaaaaaaactagttttaaaaaATCTGCAAGTACTGCTGATGATACATCCAAAAAAGAGATTACAGATCCTGATCTACTAGCACAACTTTCTAAGGCAAGACCAATAATCACAAGAGAAGTTAGACCAATTAAACCTGTAAGAAACATTGCTGTTCCACTATCAAGCTACATGGATAAGGGAAAGATAAATTATGGAAAATTATTGACAGATGAGGTCCTTGCTGCTGATAGGCTTCTAGTGGAAGCTGCAAAGCGATCTATGAATGTTGCCGGAACCACAGCCTTAATTGCTATGCTAGAAGACAACTATCTTATAGTAGCTAATGTTGGTGATTCAAGAGGAGTTATGTGTGATAGCCGTGGTAATGCCATTCCTGTGTCATTTGACCATAAGCCACAACAG GTGCGGGAACAAAAGCGGATTGAAGCGGCAGGAGGTTACATTGCTTTTAATGGAGTGTGGAGAGTGGCAGGCATTTTGGCGACATCTCGAGCTATGGGTGATTATCCTTTGAAAGATAAAAAATTTGTCATTGCTGATCCTGATATACTTACTTTTAACCTTGATGACCACAAACCAATGTTCTTGGTATTAGCATCTGATGGCTTATGGGATACTTTTACAAATGAAGAAgcagttaaatttataaaagaaagatTGGATGAACCAGACTATGGAGCCAAGAGTTTAACGCTACAAGCTTATTATAGAGGATCTGTTGACAATATTACAGTTTTAGTAATTAACTTTCTAAGTAGTCAATTCTCAATGCAATAa
- the LOC126781357 gene encoding NHL repeat-containing protein 2 — protein MDSSPLDYVAQACMDLTESMISANSEAERDSLIVNHIKKVWAVVPPIEDFKKNLEWVNVSESLSLNQHCAEKVVVLDFWTYCCINCYHILPDLEHLENLHKTDNSLVVIGVHCAKFSNEKVFGNVLAAVQRYDIHHPVVNDSDSCMWETLGIRCWPTLLILGPSNKPIFIITGEGHRDELVWYVGTAIRHFTSRLSTVSLPLSINTHLKSKENSVLYFPSKLALNPFYRGRGEEPFLAISDTGHHRVLLTDCSGIILRIIGGPEPGFKDGKFSEMQFNAPQGLCWLSSAVLVVCDTNNHALRAVHLDEGSVEVLAGTGRQAAVGDKGGKCLGLQALSSPWDVLLYSTPDMDMSVRPAPPPPPPPPGHAPHNLEKADIELVKEKEKKDEKRRVLLIACAGSHQIWALFLDNTIWWKYKAFSEGTCAAVAGSGAEAARNSAYAASAAFAQPSGLSLRNASSPELFIADSESSSIRRLALSTGQVSTLCGGDRNPLNLFAYGDVDDVGVEAKLQHPMAVAYCESNKTLYVADTYNHKIKKVDVGPQKVTTLNPTMIETTDPAKFNEPSGLSTSIDGKYLYIADTNNHSIKLLNLAKNVCQEFKVRLPDPKFTEPENLILYKNDLFVNRKCGNLIIFFNVSLDAETKSVKFTPGAPQNWHVCVRDENDKDVTIDDFEFVGCSYKGTKLPGRVEMKLKFRTDKTHYRLYLSFQTALCDASVCFAHSFTIRSTILVRESVKMIESYKITCKVNPVNRNEQKSETNKT, from the exons atggaTTCAAGTCCACTTGATTATGTAGCCCAGGCATGTATGGATTTAACTGAATCAATGATATCTGCAAATAGTGAAGCTGAACGAGACTCTCTCATAGTAAACCACATTAAAAAAGTTTGGGCAGTGGTACCGCCGATTGAagactttaaaaaaa atTTGGAGTGGGTGAATGTGTCTGAATCGCTTTCCCTTAATCAGCATTGTGCAGAAAAAGTGGTTGTTTTGGACTTTTGGACTTACTGCTGCATAAACTGCTACCATATACTACCAGACTTGGAACATTtagaaaatttacataaaactgaTAATAGCCTGGTTGTG ATTGGTGTACATTGTGCTAAATTTAGTAATGAGAAGGTATTCGGGAATGTGTTAGCGGCAGTACAGAGATACGACATTCATCATCCTGTGGTGAATGATTCTGACAGTTGCATGTGGGAAACACTGGGGATTAGATGTTGGCCCACCCTTCTTATATTAG GTCCATCTAACAAGCCAATCTTTATCATAACCGGAGAAGGACACAGAGATGAGCTTGTTTGGTATGTCGGAACTGCTATACGACATTTCACATCACGTCTCTCGACAGTCTCACTACCTTTGTCAATAAATACTCATTTAAAATCTAAGGAGAACAGTGTCCTTTATTTTCCTAGTAAG CTTGCACTGAACCCATTCTACCGCGGTCGTGGCGAGGAGCCCTTTCTGGCAATATCGGACACAGGTCATCATCGAGTACTGCTGACAGACTGCTCGGGTATCATACTTCGTATAATCGGTGGACCTGAACCAGGCTTTAAAGATGGAA AGTTCAGCGAGATGCAGTTCAACGCGCCGCAGGGCCTGTGCTGGCTGTCGAGCGCCGTGCTGGTGGTGTGCGACACCAACAACCACGCGCTGCGCGCCGTGCACCTCGACGAGGGCAGCGTCGAGGTGCTGGCCGGCACGGGCCGCCAGGCCGCCGTCGGCGACAAGG GGGGAAAATGTCTGGGTCTCCAAGCGCTGTCGTCCCCGTGGGACGTGCTGCTGTACTCCACTCCCGACATGGACATGTCGGTGCGGCCGGCGCCGCCCCCTCCGCCGCCGCCTCCCGGACACGCCCCTCATAACCTAGAGAAGGCTGACATAGAGCTCGTTAAAG aaaaagaaaagaaagacGAGAAACGCCGAGTACTTTTGATCGCTTGCGCTGGTTCGCATCAAATATGGGCTCTTTTCCTCGACAATACCATTTGGTGGAAATATAAGGCATTCTCCGAGG GCACGTGCGCGGCGGTGGCGGGCTCGGGCGCGGAGGCGGCGCGCAACAGCGCGTACGCCGCGTCGGCCGCCTTCGCGCAGCCCTCGGGGCTCTCGCTGCGGAACG CTAGCAGTCCGGAATTATTCATAGCGGATTCGGAGAGTTCCTCTATAAGAAGATTAGCGCTTTCGACTGGACAGGTTTCGACCCTTTGTGGCGGCGATCGAAATCCTTTA AATCTTTTTGCTTACGGAGACGTTGATGACGTGGGAGTCGAAGCAAAATTACAACATCCGATGGCCGTTGCTTACTGTGAATCAAACAAAACTTTGTACGTTGCCGATACTTACAATCATAAAATCAAGAAAGTTGACGTTGGACCCCAAAAAGTGACCACGTTAAATCCAACGATGATCGAAACGACGGATCCAGCTAAGTTCAACGAACCCTCGGGTCTCTCTACCAGTATAGATGGAAAATATCTCTACATAGCCGACACGAACAATCATagcataaaattacttaatctaGCCAAAAATGTATGTCAAGAATTCAAAGTACGTCTCCCAGATCCGAAGTTCACTGAACCCGAGAACTTAATACTGTACAAGAATGACTTATTCGTGAATAGAAAATGCGGCAATCTCATAATATTCTTCAATGTAAGTTTAGACGCTGAAACGAAAAGCGTCAAGTTCACACCGGGCGCGCCGCAGAACTGGCACGTTTGCGTTCGTGACGAAAATGATAAGGACGTGACGATTGACGATTTCGAATTCGTCGGTTGTTCTTACAAAGGTACAAAGTTACCGGGCAGAGTGGAAATGAAGCTTAAATTCAGAACGGATAAGACGCATTATCGCTTGTACCTCAGCTTCCAAACAGCGTTGTGTGACGCTTCCGTATGTTTTGCTCATTCTTTCACGATACGATCTACAATTTTGGTTCGAGAGTCGGTGAAAATGATTGAATCTTACAAAATAACTTGTAAGGTCAATCCGGTAAATCGAAATGAACAAAAATCGGAaactaataaaacttaa
- the LOC126781378 gene encoding cysteine protease ATG4B, whose product MDAMFDICYLSPDGNNVEPDDIPKTKDNVWILGKKYSAVQDLDRIRRDISSIIWCTYRKGFVPIGDEGLTSDKGWGCMLRCGQMVLGVALVRIHLSSDWVWTPETRDPTYLKIVQRFEERKQAPYSIHQVALMGACEGKEVGQWFGPNTVAQVLKKLVVYDKWSSLVIHVALDNTVVKEDIMQQCIVNNDRGDSSDNPDNIIASDWMPLLLIVPLRLGLSEINPVYIDGLKICFQSPQSVGVIGGKPNQALYLIGCVGDEVVYLDPHTTQRSGLVENKITDEQKEMDCTYHCKYASRIPMLSMDPSVAVCFLCRTKSDFDELCITIENTLMQESQPLFEICEKRPAHWGPSINDIDLQNTTLFTEFEEVDRQFDDSDDEFEIL is encoded by the exons ATGGATGCCATGTTTGATATATGCTACCTTTCGCCTGATGGAAATAACGTCGAACCAGATGATATTCCTAAAACAAAAGATAATGTTTGGATACTGGGTAAAAAATACAGCGCGGTACAAG atcTAGACCGAATTAGACGTGATATAAGTTCCATCATCTGGTGTACGTACAGAAAAGGTTTTGTCCCTATAGGTGATGAGGGTCTAACTTCGGACAAAGGGTGGGGTTGTATGTTACGATGTGGACAAATGGTACTTGGAGTAGCTCTTGTGAGAATACATTTATCCTCAGATTGGGTATGGACTCCAGAAACaag AGAtccaacatatttaaaaatagttcaaaGATTCGAAGAAAGGAAACAAGCGCCATATTCTATTCATCAGGTAGCACTAATGGGAGCTTGTGAAGGGAAGGAAGTTGGTCAATGGTTTGGTCCCAATACGGTTGCACAAGTGCTCAA AAAACTAGTTGTATATGATAAATGGAGTTCACTGGTCATCCATGTTGCATTAGATAATACTGTTGTTAAAGAAGATATCA tgcaACAGTGCATTGTAAATAATGACAGAGGGGACTCATCAGATAATCCAGACAATATTATTGCATCAGATTGGATGCCGCTTCTATTAATAGTACCTCTCAGACTTGGATTAAGTGAAATCAACCCTGTATATATTGATGGACTAaag ataTGCTTCCAATCCCCGCAATCAGTTGGTGTAATCGGCGGTAAACCCAACCAGGCTCTTTATCTTATAGGTTGTGTTGGTGATGAAGTTGTATACTTAGATCCACACACAACACAACGGTCCGGTTTAGTTGag AATAAAATAACAGATGAACAGAAGGAAATGGATTGTACATATCATTGTAAATATGCTTCAAGAATACCTATGCTCTCCATGGATCCTTCAGTGGCTGTG TGCTTCCTCTGTCGAACAAAAAGTGATTTTGATGAGTTATGCATAACAATAGAGAATACATTAATGCAAGAGAGCCAACCTCTATTTGAAATATGTGAGAAGCGACCTGCTCATTGGGGACCAAGTATTAATGACATTGATTTGCAAAATACCACACTTTTTACAG AATTCGAAGAGGTGGATCGGCAGTTTGATGATTCAGATGATGAATTCGAAATCCTTTGA